In one Spirosoma rigui genomic region, the following are encoded:
- the tsaE gene encoding tRNA (adenosine(37)-N6)-threonylcarbamoyltransferase complex ATPase subunit type 1 TsaE produces the protein MTLHFHRLDELDSVARQLLAEGRDRSVWLFEGAMGAGKTTLVKALCRALGVVSMVQSPTFSIVNEYTTHEGKSVYHFDCYRLRNEAEALDIGIEEYFDSGAYCFIEWPENIMALWPASYYRVRLTADPDNRRTVETELVN, from the coding sequence ATGACGCTGCACTTTCACCGACTCGACGAACTCGATAGCGTAGCCCGCCAGCTGCTGGCCGAAGGCCGGGACCGGTCGGTCTGGTTGTTCGAAGGCGCTATGGGTGCCGGCAAAACCACCCTGGTCAAAGCCCTGTGCCGGGCGCTTGGCGTGGTGAGCATGGTTCAAAGTCCTACGTTCTCCATCGTCAACGAGTACACCACCCACGAAGGGAAATCGGTGTATCACTTTGACTGCTACCGGCTCCGGAACGAAGCCGAAGCGCTGGACATTGGCATCGAAGAATATTTTGACTCGGGGGCCTACTGCTTTATCGAGTGGCCGGAGAACATCATGGCGCTGTGGCCTGCCAGTTACTACCGGGTTCGTTTGACGGCTGACCCTGACAACAGGCGAACGGTAGAAACGGAGTTAGTCAATTAG
- a CDS encoding Gfo/Idh/MocA family protein, with protein sequence MIDSSASSSRRLFLKQAAGLAVFSIVPRHVLGRGFLAPSDQITVGFIGLGKQSGGLRKQFLQNNARVMAVCDVDPRKVTTFSEAVNAHYASQADASSYKGCLLYDDYRKLLSNKSVDAVVIATPDHWHSVIAIQAAKAGKDIYCEKPLSLTVAEGRDMVKATRKHKRIFQTGNMQRSWAEFRQAVELVRNGYIGDVKTVNVNVGGPPRPWDLDAQPLPPGVNWDAWLGPNTITRPYNNVLLPTPQDSFWGQWRDIDEFGGGGMTDWGAHMFDIAQWGLGMDESGPVELTPPTDGSGKGLIYRYANGVVMNHQPVEGKQFCQFIGSEGEVKVARGELVTTPATLKNKVISEGDRKVYFSDNHYKNFLDAIKSRKNPICDVEVGHRTASVCNIGNIAYRLRRPLRWNPATEKFDGDAEANQLLSRPMRKEWSA encoded by the coding sequence ATGATCGACTCATCTGCGTCATCCAGTCGCCGACTCTTTCTCAAGCAGGCCGCGGGCCTGGCTGTTTTTTCCATTGTCCCCCGCCACGTACTGGGGCGGGGCTTTCTGGCCCCCAGCGATCAGATCACCGTTGGCTTCATTGGGCTGGGCAAGCAGAGTGGCGGACTACGGAAGCAGTTTCTCCAGAATAATGCCCGTGTTATGGCCGTCTGCGATGTTGACCCCCGGAAAGTAACGACCTTCTCCGAAGCCGTAAACGCTCATTACGCCAGCCAGGCCGACGCCAGTTCCTACAAAGGCTGTTTGCTGTATGACGACTATCGAAAGCTGCTGAGTAATAAAAGTGTCGATGCCGTAGTCATTGCCACCCCCGACCACTGGCATAGCGTTATTGCCATTCAGGCGGCTAAAGCCGGCAAAGATATTTACTGCGAAAAACCGCTGTCGCTGACTGTTGCCGAAGGGCGCGACATGGTCAAAGCCACCCGAAAGCACAAACGTATTTTCCAGACCGGCAACATGCAGCGGTCCTGGGCCGAGTTCCGGCAGGCGGTAGAGCTGGTGCGGAACGGGTACATCGGCGACGTGAAAACGGTTAATGTCAACGTGGGCGGGCCGCCACGCCCCTGGGACCTGGACGCCCAGCCCCTGCCCCCCGGTGTTAACTGGGATGCCTGGCTCGGCCCGAACACGATTACCCGGCCCTACAACAATGTGCTGCTACCAACCCCGCAGGATTCGTTCTGGGGCCAGTGGCGGGACATCGACGAGTTTGGCGGGGGCGGCATGACCGACTGGGGTGCCCACATGTTCGACATTGCGCAATGGGGCCTTGGTATGGACGAGTCGGGCCCCGTTGAGTTAACCCCGCCCACCGACGGCAGCGGCAAGGGGCTGATTTACCGGTACGCCAACGGAGTTGTTATGAACCACCAGCCGGTCGAGGGCAAGCAGTTCTGCCAGTTCATTGGTAGCGAAGGCGAGGTAAAAGTAGCGCGGGGCGAACTCGTTACGACACCCGCCACCCTCAAAAATAAGGTCATCAGCGAAGGCGATCGCAAGGTATACTTCAGCGACAATCACTACAAAAACTTCCTCGACGCCATCAAAAGCCGCAAAAACCCCATTTGTGACGTAGAAGTTGGCCACCGCACGGCCAGTGTCTGCAACATCGGTAACATCGCATACCGGCTCCGGCGGCCACTCCGCTGGAATCCGGCTACCGAAAAGTTCGACGGTGACGCCGAAGCCAACCAACTGCTGAGTAGACCGATGCGAAAAGAATGGTCAGCCTAA
- a CDS encoding alanine dehydrogenase, with protein MTGFEELAKQTALYPKEAPLAVKTNRHSLLIGLPKEVSLQENRIALTPEAVAILVRNGHNVIVEKGAGEKAKFTDDEYSEAGARIAYSPNEVYEANLILKIEPLIDGEFDLVKSGSTVISALNLPAHERGYFEKINEKNLTAFGYEYIEDQAGGMPIIRSMSEIAGSTVMLIAGEYLTNADNGRGIILGGITGVPPTKVVMLGAGTVTEYAVRMCLGMGADVKVFDKHLYKLQRLKYTVGQHVYTSIIDSDTLAEAIQRADVVVGAMRAENGLSPVVVTEEMVGRMKPDSIVIDVSIDQGGNFETSRMTTHKHPTFKHMGVIHYCVPNIAARVAYTASMALSNIFLPFLLETGTTGGIEQMMYANRWFMKGVYAHKGTLTNAYIARKFNMRFKDLDLLLAARF; from the coding sequence ATGACCGGATTTGAGGAATTGGCCAAGCAAACGGCCCTGTACCCGAAAGAAGCGCCGTTGGCTGTGAAGACCAACCGGCATAGCCTGCTCATTGGCCTGCCGAAAGAGGTTTCACTCCAGGAAAATCGTATCGCGCTTACCCCCGAAGCCGTGGCCATTCTGGTCCGGAACGGCCACAATGTGATCGTTGAAAAAGGCGCGGGCGAAAAAGCCAAGTTTACCGACGACGAGTACAGCGAAGCGGGAGCCCGGATTGCCTATTCGCCCAACGAAGTCTACGAAGCCAACCTGATCCTGAAAATTGAGCCACTCATCGATGGGGAGTTCGACCTGGTCAAGTCGGGCAGTACCGTTATCTCGGCGCTTAACCTGCCGGCGCATGAACGCGGCTACTTCGAGAAGATCAACGAGAAGAACCTCACCGCGTTCGGCTACGAATACATTGAAGATCAGGCCGGTGGCATGCCCATCATTCGCTCCATGAGCGAGATTGCGGGTAGCACCGTCATGCTCATTGCGGGCGAGTACCTGACCAACGCCGACAACGGACGGGGCATCATCCTCGGAGGTATTACGGGGGTGCCACCAACAAAAGTCGTGATGCTGGGCGCGGGTACCGTCACCGAATATGCGGTACGTATGTGCCTGGGGATGGGGGCTGATGTCAAGGTGTTCGACAAACACCTCTACAAACTACAGCGACTCAAATACACCGTTGGACAGCATGTGTACACCTCCATCATCGACTCTGATACGCTGGCCGAAGCCATCCAGCGGGCCGACGTCGTGGTGGGTGCCATGCGCGCCGAAAACGGACTCAGCCCTGTCGTAGTGACCGAAGAAATGGTGGGCCGGATGAAGCCCGACTCCATCGTCATCGACGTATCGATCGACCAGGGCGGCAATTTCGAAACGTCCCGGATGACCACCCACAAGCACCCGACCTTCAAGCACATGGGCGTCATTCACTACTGCGTCCCCAACATTGCGGCCCGCGTTGCCTACACGGCCAGTATGGCCCTGAGCAACATCTTTCTGCCGTTCCTGCTGGAAACGGGCACGACGGGCGGTATTGAGCAGATGATGTATGCGAACCGTTGGTTTATGAAAGGTGTTTATGCCCATAAAGGAACGCTCACCAACGCCTATATCGCCCGCAAGTTCAACATGCGGTTCAAGGATCTGGACCTGTTGCTGGCCGCCCGGTTTTAA
- a CDS encoding SusC/RagA family TonB-linked outer membrane protein, producing the protein MNNLLRQVYRALPVLLLSWLLCAGAFAQDRKITGRITDGNDNSPLPGANVVIKGTQVGMVTDADGRFSLNVAPGRDVLTISAIGYAAQEIKIGNRTDISTALVPDIKTLSEVVVTGYGAQAKRDITGAVATVDTKQLLSVPATNVGQALQGRVAGVTVGNENAPGGGVMVRIRGFGTINDNSPLYVIDGVPTKGNLNTLNLGDIESLQVLKDASAASIYGSRAGNGVVIITTKKGKAGKPKFTYDTYFGSQRHGKLLDMLNTNEYAQLTWEARKNSGVVAANGNPNHAQFGNGPTPVIPDFILPSGVSASDPRVAQDASGNYINYNNDINSSKFLLITKANKEGTNWMEEILRTAPIQNHQLGVSGGNEGGRYALSLNYFNQDGIMKYTGYKRYSLRSNTEFNVTKKIRVGQNFQAAYGERVGQPSGNNTESNPISFAYRIQPIIPVYDVAGNFAGTRGGDLDNAFNPMADLYRNKDNVQKEVRLFGNAFAEVDVLPNLTARTSFGIDYNLFNYRNYSIRNIEASEARGSNSLQTNNSYEWTWTWYNTLTYNLALGDRHRFNFIAGTESIKNYFEFFDASRTSFAVDDIENRYLSAGTGVQTNNGGAANWRLASEFAKINYGLDDKYLIDLTVRRDRSSRFAKEFRSAVFPAASVGWRLSKENFMRPLTFIDDLKIRAGYGQTGNQEIGNYNSFTQFSTNPITSFYDIGGTRTSAVPGYELTQFGNAKAKWETTTSLNIGFDASLLKNRLSVAFDWYTRTTSDMLFPVSAPLTQGVATNPFQNIGSMRNRGVDLMINYGDRIGSSGLTYNVGANFSTYRNEVTKTTGDPNTQYFGINDERIQNFVVTQQGYPISSFYGYTIDGIFQSNEEAKAYPVQFGNAASENVAGRFKFRDINGDGVINSKDQSIIGSPHPKFTYGLNLSVNYKGFGLTVFGQGVQGNQIFNYTKYWTDFPTFAGNRSTRMLYQSWRPGSTNAILPQLRSSDQVSIQPSTYYLESGSYFRMKNIQLTYQLPQALLSKLRMGATSVYIQGQNLLTATNYSGLDPEINLRSYSAGNDRQIGVDGGSYPVAKTVLVGLNLSF; encoded by the coding sequence ATGAACAATCTTTTACGACAGGTGTACCGTGCCCTACCGGTGCTGCTACTCAGTTGGCTACTGTGTGCAGGTGCTTTTGCACAAGACCGGAAAATTACCGGCCGTATTACAGACGGCAACGACAACAGCCCACTCCCGGGGGCAAACGTAGTCATCAAGGGTACCCAGGTGGGTATGGTTACGGATGCCGACGGACGTTTTTCACTGAATGTAGCCCCTGGTCGCGATGTCCTGACCATTTCGGCTATTGGCTATGCCGCCCAGGAGATCAAAATCGGTAACCGGACCGATATCAGCACCGCCCTGGTGCCCGATATCAAAACCCTGAGCGAGGTAGTGGTGACCGGCTACGGCGCACAGGCCAAACGTGATATTACAGGGGCCGTCGCAACGGTCGATACCAAGCAATTGCTGTCGGTTCCGGCCACGAACGTCGGCCAGGCATTACAGGGTCGCGTGGCGGGCGTTACGGTGGGTAACGAGAACGCACCGGGCGGTGGCGTCATGGTACGTATACGGGGATTCGGTACCATCAACGATAACTCTCCGCTGTACGTAATCGACGGTGTACCAACCAAAGGTAACCTCAACACCCTGAACCTGGGCGATATTGAAAGCCTGCAGGTGTTGAAAGATGCGTCGGCGGCTTCGATCTACGGCTCGCGGGCGGGTAACGGGGTCGTCATCATCACGACAAAAAAAGGGAAAGCCGGCAAGCCCAAGTTTACCTACGACACCTACTTTGGTAGCCAGCGGCATGGTAAACTCCTGGACATGCTCAACACCAACGAGTACGCCCAACTGACGTGGGAAGCGCGCAAGAACTCCGGCGTTGTAGCGGCCAACGGCAATCCGAACCACGCCCAGTTCGGCAACGGCCCAACGCCCGTTATTCCCGACTTCATCCTGCCCAGCGGTGTATCGGCCAGCGATCCGCGCGTGGCGCAGGATGCCAGTGGCAACTACATCAATTACAACAATGACATTAACTCCTCCAAGTTTCTGCTCATAACGAAAGCAAACAAGGAAGGTACCAACTGGATGGAAGAAATCCTGCGGACGGCTCCGATCCAGAACCACCAGTTGGGCGTTTCGGGCGGCAACGAAGGCGGGCGGTATGCGCTCTCGCTGAACTATTTCAACCAGGACGGTATCATGAAATACACGGGCTACAAGCGCTATTCGCTACGCTCGAACACCGAGTTTAACGTAACGAAGAAGATACGGGTTGGGCAGAACTTCCAGGCCGCCTACGGCGAGCGGGTTGGGCAGCCGAGCGGCAACAACACCGAAAGCAACCCCATTTCGTTTGCCTACCGCATCCAGCCGATCATCCCGGTCTACGACGTAGCCGGTAACTTTGCCGGAACCCGCGGGGGCGATCTGGACAACGCCTTCAACCCCATGGCGGATCTCTATCGCAACAAAGATAACGTACAGAAAGAGGTTCGCCTGTTCGGCAATGCCTTTGCCGAAGTAGACGTACTGCCTAACCTGACGGCCCGCACCAGTTTTGGTATCGACTACAACCTGTTCAATTACCGCAACTATTCGATCCGCAACATCGAAGCCTCCGAAGCCCGTGGATCGAACAGCTTGCAGACCAACAACAGTTACGAGTGGACCTGGACCTGGTACAACACGCTGACCTATAACCTAGCCCTGGGCGATCGTCACCGGTTCAATTTCATTGCCGGTACGGAGTCGATCAAAAACTACTTCGAATTTTTCGATGCCAGCCGTACGTCGTTTGCCGTCGATGATATCGAAAATCGCTACCTGAGCGCTGGTACAGGGGTACAAACGAACAACGGTGGTGCCGCCAACTGGCGCCTGGCGTCGGAGTTCGCCAAGATCAACTACGGCCTGGACGATAAGTACCTGATCGACCTGACCGTTCGTCGGGACCGTTCGTCGCGGTTTGCCAAAGAGTTCCGTTCGGCCGTGTTCCCCGCAGCCAGTGTAGGCTGGCGGTTGTCGAAAGAGAACTTCATGCGTCCGCTAACTTTCATCGACGATCTGAAGATCCGGGCGGGTTATGGCCAAACGGGTAACCAGGAAATTGGTAACTACAACTCGTTCACGCAATTCAGTACTAATCCCATCACATCGTTCTACGACATCGGCGGCACCCGTACATCGGCCGTGCCGGGCTACGAGCTGACCCAGTTCGGTAATGCTAAAGCTAAATGGGAAACGACCACCAGCCTGAACATCGGTTTCGACGCCAGCCTGCTCAAAAATCGCCTGAGCGTTGCGTTTGACTGGTATACCCGTACCACGTCGGATATGCTGTTCCCCGTATCGGCACCGCTCACACAGGGCGTGGCCACGAACCCCTTCCAGAACATTGGTTCGATGCGCAACCGGGGAGTTGACCTGATGATCAATTACGGCGACCGGATTGGCAGCAGCGGCCTGACCTACAACGTAGGCGCCAACTTCAGCACGTACCGCAATGAGGTAACCAAAACCACCGGCGACCCAAACACCCAGTATTTCGGTATTAACGACGAGCGCATCCAGAACTTCGTGGTTACCCAGCAGGGCTACCCCATCTCGTCATTCTACGGCTACACCATCGACGGTATTTTCCAGTCGAACGAAGAAGCGAAAGCCTATCCTGTTCAGTTTGGCAACGCAGCCAGCGAGAACGTAGCGGGCCGGTTCAAGTTCCGGGATATCAACGGCGACGGCGTGATCAACTCCAAAGATCAGAGCATCATTGGCAGTCCCCACCCCAAATTCACCTACGGGCTGAACCTGAGCGTGAACTACAAAGGGTTTGGCCTGACGGTATTCGGCCAGGGGGTTCAGGGCAATCAGATCTTCAACTACACCAAGTACTGGACCGACTTCCCAACGTTTGCCGGCAACCGCAGCACCCGCATGCTGTATCAGTCGTGGCGTCCGGGCAGCACCAACGCCATCCTGCCCCAGCTCCGGTCGAGCGACCAGGTTAGCATTCAGCCGTCGACCTACTACCTGGAAAGCGGTTCGTATTTCCGGATGAAGAACATCCAGCTAACCTACCAACTCCCCCAGGCGCTGTTGTCGAAACTCCGGATGGGCGCTACGTCGGTCTACATCCAGGGCCAGAACCTGCTGACCGCAACGAACTATTCGGGTCTGGATCCTGAAATCAACCTGCGCTCCTACTCGGCCGGTAACGACCGTCAGATCGGCGTCGACGGCGGCTCGTACCCCGTGGCTAAAACCGTACTCGTTGGCCTGAACCTTAGCTTCTAA
- the gyrB gene encoding DNA topoisomerase (ATP-hydrolyzing) subunit B, giving the protein MTNELIEADTPVEAALGNYGADNIQVLEGLEAVRKRPAMYIGDVGIRGLHHLIWEVVDNAIDEALAGYCDKIIVTINPDNSVTVQDNGRGIPTGINTKMGVSALQVVMTVLHAGGKFDKDTYKVSGGLHGVGVSCVNALSTDLRVEVHREGKIFEQAYKTGFPQYDVRVIGDATDSGTTVHFKPDETIFTETVYRYETVAGRLRELAYLNKGIHIFLNDLRELDENGEPVNKDDFFSEGGLVEFVQFLDQTRPSLDGMKPIYMESDKGSTPVQVALVYNYEAGENVMSYVNNISTIEGGTHVQGFRSALTRVLKNYADKNPGVLPKNSGKVSFTGEDFRKGLTAVVSVKVAEPQFEGQTKTKLGNQEVVSAVSQAMADLLETWLEENPNTAKGIVKKVLVSAQARIAADLAYKRIMTERKDFMGGMGLPGKLADCSDTDPEKCELYLVEGDSAGGTAKQGRNRAFQAILPLRGKILNVEKAMEHRIYENEEIKNIWTALGIRLEKKDDETVMNLEKLRYHKIIIMTDADVDGSHIRTLILTLFYRNMKALIDNGYIYIAQPPFYLVKKGKEERYCWTEAQREAAVKELAAGGREESVNVQRYKGLGEMNAEQLWSTTMDPERRSLKLVTVESAADADHVFSTLMGDEVAPRREFIERNAKYARVDI; this is encoded by the coding sequence ATGACCAACGAACTGATTGAAGCAGACACCCCTGTTGAGGCTGCATTAGGCAACTATGGTGCCGACAATATCCAGGTGCTGGAAGGACTGGAAGCCGTTCGTAAACGCCCCGCCATGTACATTGGTGACGTGGGTATCCGCGGGCTGCACCACCTGATCTGGGAAGTCGTCGACAACGCTATCGACGAAGCACTGGCGGGCTACTGCGACAAAATTATCGTTACTATAAATCCCGACAATTCCGTTACGGTGCAGGACAATGGCCGGGGAATTCCAACGGGCATCAACACCAAAATGGGTGTATCGGCGCTGCAGGTTGTTATGACCGTACTGCACGCCGGGGGTAAGTTCGACAAAGACACCTATAAAGTTTCCGGTGGTCTGCACGGCGTTGGGGTATCCTGCGTAAACGCCCTCTCTACCGATCTGCGCGTGGAAGTACATCGCGAAGGCAAAATTTTTGAGCAGGCCTACAAAACCGGCTTCCCGCAGTACGACGTCCGTGTCATTGGTGACGCCACCGATTCCGGAACCACCGTTCACTTCAAGCCCGACGAAACCATTTTCACCGAGACAGTCTACCGCTACGAAACCGTAGCCGGTCGCCTGCGTGAACTGGCGTACCTCAACAAAGGCATCCACATTTTCCTGAATGACCTGCGCGAGCTGGACGAGAACGGCGAACCCGTCAACAAAGACGATTTCTTCTCGGAAGGTGGCCTGGTTGAATTTGTTCAGTTTCTTGACCAGACCCGTCCTTCTCTCGACGGCATGAAGCCGATCTACATGGAGAGCGACAAAGGCTCAACCCCCGTGCAGGTAGCGCTGGTGTACAACTACGAAGCGGGCGAGAACGTTATGTCGTATGTCAACAACATCAGCACCATCGAAGGTGGTACGCACGTGCAGGGCTTCCGCTCGGCACTGACGCGGGTCCTGAAGAATTACGCCGACAAAAACCCCGGTGTGCTGCCCAAAAACTCGGGTAAGGTATCATTCACCGGCGAAGATTTCCGGAAAGGGTTGACCGCCGTTGTATCGGTGAAAGTAGCGGAACCCCAGTTTGAAGGACAGACCAAAACCAAGCTGGGTAACCAGGAAGTGGTGAGTGCGGTGAGCCAGGCCATGGCCGACCTGCTTGAAACCTGGCTGGAAGAAAATCCCAATACGGCCAAAGGCATCGTCAAGAAAGTACTGGTGTCGGCGCAGGCCCGTATTGCGGCTGACCTCGCCTACAAGCGTATCATGACCGAGCGCAAAGACTTTATGGGGGGCATGGGCTTACCCGGTAAACTGGCTGACTGCTCCGACACCGATCCGGAAAAATGCGAACTCTATCTGGTTGAGGGTGACTCGGCCGGTGGTACCGCCAAGCAGGGCCGTAACCGCGCTTTCCAGGCGATTCTACCGCTACGGGGTAAGATCCTGAACGTTGAGAAGGCGATGGAACACCGGATCTACGAAAACGAAGAAATCAAGAATATCTGGACGGCGCTCGGTATCCGGCTCGAAAAGAAAGACGATGAGACGGTGATGAATCTGGAAAAGCTCCGGTATCACAAAATCATTATCATGACCGATGCCGACGTCGACGGTAGCCACATTCGGACGTTGATCCTGACGCTATTCTACCGAAACATGAAAGCGCTGATCGATAACGGCTATATCTACATTGCCCAGCCGCCGTTCTACCTCGTCAAGAAAGGCAAGGAAGAGCGCTACTGCTGGACCGAGGCCCAGCGCGAAGCCGCCGTTAAAGAACTGGCGGCCGGTGGTCGCGAAGAAAGCGTAAACGTGCAGCGTTACAAAGGGCTGGGTGAAATGAACGCCGAGCAGCTCTGGAGTACGACGATGGACCCCGAACGCCGGAGCCTTAAACTCGTAACGGTGGAGTCGGCGGCCGATGCCGATCACGTATTCTCGACCCTGATGGGCGATGAAGTGGCGCCCCGACGCGAGTTTATCGAACGAAACGCTAAATACGCCCGAGTCGATATTTAA
- a CDS encoding RagB/SusD family nutrient uptake outer membrane protein, translating into MKKTLFISSVLCLAVASSCSDKFLDVQPKAALAVTTLQNKVGVNSLLIGAYALLDGWATPEGAYRSYQAGADNWVYGSVASDDAYKGTNAGDQPPISLIEQGLIQSDNVYFRGKWRGMYDGIARTNDVLQTLAVAKDVTDAERAQITAEARFLRGHYHFELKKMYNMVPYIDEKVYNPNDLESTKVPNNEDIWPKIVADLKAAYDVLPTKQSQVGRPTKWAAAATLAKAYLFQKKYAEAKVLLEGIVASGQYRLMPNYHDNFRAATNNNAESIFEVQYSVNDGASGGENGNAGSTLNYPYGGGGVTTCCGFFQPSQNLVNAFKTSANGLPLLDTFNNEDLTSDQGIESDKPFTPYAGPVDPRLDWTVGRRGVQYLDWGVHPGKNYVRDQAYGGPYSPKKHVMYRSDVGTNTFAGNPRLNANNYRMIRYSHVLLWLAEIETEIGDLDKARSYVNQIRKRAANPDGFVKNPDGKPAANYTISEYSSPWGTKEEARKAVQFEQRLEFAMEGHRRFDLVRWGIAAPTLNAYYAVEGKKRSYLNGVQFVEKKHEYFPIPIQEILNSKKGATITLTQNPGY; encoded by the coding sequence ATGAAAAAGACACTCTTTATAAGTTCCGTTCTCTGCCTGGCGGTGGCATCGTCCTGCTCCGACAAATTTCTTGACGTGCAGCCCAAAGCCGCCCTGGCCGTTACCACCCTCCAGAACAAAGTAGGCGTCAACTCCCTGCTCATCGGTGCCTATGCCCTGCTCGACGGCTGGGCTACTCCCGAAGGAGCCTACCGCTCCTACCAGGCCGGTGCCGACAACTGGGTATACGGCAGCGTCGCGTCGGATGATGCCTACAAGGGTACCAACGCTGGTGACCAGCCGCCCATTTCGCTGATCGAACAGGGGTTGATCCAGTCTGACAATGTGTATTTCCGGGGCAAATGGCGCGGGATGTACGACGGTATTGCCCGTACGAACGACGTACTGCAAACCCTGGCCGTGGCCAAGGATGTGACAGACGCCGAGCGGGCACAGATCACCGCCGAAGCCCGTTTCCTGCGGGGCCATTACCACTTCGAGCTCAAGAAGATGTATAACATGGTTCCTTACATCGATGAGAAAGTCTACAACCCCAACGACCTGGAAAGCACCAAGGTCCCCAATAACGAGGACATCTGGCCCAAGATCGTTGCCGACCTGAAAGCAGCCTATGACGTACTGCCCACCAAGCAGTCGCAGGTAGGTCGCCCAACCAAATGGGCTGCAGCGGCTACGTTAGCCAAGGCATATCTGTTCCAGAAGAAATACGCCGAAGCCAAAGTTCTGCTCGAAGGGATCGTTGCCAGTGGCCAGTACCGACTAATGCCCAACTACCACGACAATTTCCGGGCCGCCACGAACAACAACGCTGAGTCCATTTTTGAGGTGCAGTACTCCGTCAACGACGGTGCATCGGGGGGCGAAAACGGCAATGCCGGCTCTACGCTGAACTACCCCTATGGCGGTGGTGGCGTAACGACCTGCTGCGGGTTCTTCCAGCCCTCGCAGAACCTGGTCAACGCCTTCAAGACGAGCGCCAACGGGTTGCCCCTGCTGGACACGTTCAACAACGAAGATCTCACGAGCGACCAGGGTATCGAATCCGACAAACCCTTCACACCCTACGCGGGGCCGGTCGATCCCCGACTCGACTGGACGGTTGGCCGCCGGGGTGTGCAGTACCTCGACTGGGGTGTGCATCCGGGCAAGAACTACGTGCGTGACCAGGCTTATGGCGGACCTTACTCGCCTAAGAAACACGTCATGTACCGGTCTGATGTGGGCACAAACACCTTCGCCGGTAACCCCCGCCTGAACGCCAACAACTACCGCATGATCCGCTACAGCCACGTGCTGCTGTGGCTGGCCGAGATCGAAACCGAAATCGGCGACCTGGACAAAGCCCGGTCTTACGTAAACCAGATCAGAAAGCGGGCCGCCAATCCCGATGGTTTCGTAAAAAATCCGGATGGCAAACCGGCGGCCAACTACACCATCAGCGAGTATAGCAGTCCGTGGGGTACCAAAGAGGAAGCCCGTAAGGCCGTTCAGTTCGAGCAGCGCCTGGAGTTTGCCATGGAAGGCCACCGCCGGTTTGATCTGGTCCGCTGGGGTATTGCCGCGCCTACGCTGAACGCTTACTACGCGGTAGAAGGCAAGAAGCGGAGCTACCTGAACGGTGTCCAGTTTGTGGAGAAGAAGCACGAATACTTCCCCATCCCCATTCAGGAAATCCTGAACAGCAAGAAAGGAGCAACCATAACCCTGACCCAGAATCCGGGGTACTAA